A single genomic interval of Cucumis sativus cultivar 9930 chromosome 5, Cucumber_9930_V3, whole genome shotgun sequence harbors:
- the LOC101217379 gene encoding uncharacterized protein LOC101217379, translating into MATSLFVIVIIASLHLIAFVFAIGAEMRRSTAAVVPDKYDETTYCVYDSDASTVYGLVAFGLLLISQTVLMVVTRCLCCGKGLRSGGSTVCAVIFFIISWHLFLGAESLLLAGSVRNAYHTKYRSVLPLNNLSCAMLRRGVFAAAAALTFLSLVFSILYYSMHSRADTGGWQKHQNEGIGMGPSNLPQQEQHERRAEEFGKV; encoded by the exons ATGGCTACTTCTTTGTTTGTAATAGTCATAATCGCCTCTCTGCATCTAATTGCTTTTGTATTCGCCATCGGAGCTGAAATGCGCCGGAGCACG GCAGCGGTAGTGCCGGATAAGTACGACGAGACTACTTATTGTGTTTACGATTCCGATGCATCGACGGTGTACGGTCTTGTAGCGTTTGGTTTGTTACTGATTAGCCAGACAGTGCTTATGGTAGTCACAAGGTGTCTCTGCTGTGGTAAAGGCTTGAGAAGCGGAGGATCTACTGTTTGTGCagtcatcttcttcatcatttcttG GCATCTCTTCTTGGGAGCTGAGTCCTTATTGCTGGCTGGGTCTGTGAGGAATGCCTACCACACCAAGTACAGATCAGTATTGCCTCTCAATAACTTGTCATGTGCCATGCTTCGTCGTGGGGTGTTCGCTGCTGCAGCGGCTTTGACATTTCTGTCATTGGTGTTTTCAATCCTTTACTACTCGATGCACTCGAGAGCCGATACCGGAGGCTGGCAAAAGCATCAGAATGAAGGCATTGGCATGGGGCCGTCTAATTTACCACAACAAGAGCAGCACGAGCGGAGAGCCGAAGAATTCGGGAAGGTTTAG
- the LOC101217142 gene encoding uncharacterized protein LOC101217142 — protein MLGAGLQFGRGDDRFYNPTKARRVHQGRQKDQLRRAQSDVSAGQSLVVKQSAVSSVIRESECGDGCEELPKSIATSGFEPVVSSLSNLERFLQSIAPSVPAQYLAKTTMKGWRTCDMEFQPYFVLGDLWESFKEWSAYGAGVPLVLNDSDSVVQYYVPYLSGIQIYGESLKSSAKSRQPGEDSDSDFRDSSSDGSSDSEPERALKYMGKQLNHHRLSSELSRRMDNMSFRDQLIGLQEDCSSDEAESLNSRGQLLFEHLERDLPYSREPLADKISDLAFQFPELKTLRSCDLLPSSWFSVAWYPIYRIPTGPTLKDLDACFLTFHYLSSPIGGARSVQCPVVTYPSEIDGVPKMSLPVFGLASYKFRGSLWTPNGGYEWQLANSLLQDAEDWLRERQVNHPDFIFFSRR, from the exons atgttaGGTGCAGGATTGCAGTTCGGTCGTGGTGACGATAGGTTTTATAATCCGACGAAAGCTCGTAGGGTGCATCAGGGCCGTCAAAAGGATCAGCTCCGGAGAGCTCAGAGCGATGTTTCGGCTGGTCAATCCCTTGTCGTTAAACAGAGCGCGGTGTCCTCGGTTATTAGGGAATCCGAATGCGGCGATGGGTGTGAAGAGCTCCCTAAATCTATTGCGACGTCGGGTTTTGAGCCGGTGGTGTCATCGCTGAGTAATCTCGAGCGGTTCTTGCAGTCTATCGCACCATCTGTTCCTGCACAGTATCTCGCAAAG ACAACGATGAAGGGTTGGAGAACCTGTGATATGGAATTTCAACCATACTTTGTCCTAGGTGATTTGTGGGAGTCTTTTAAGGAATGGAGTGCTTATGGCGCAGGTGTGCCTCTTGTATTAAACGACAGTGACAGCGTTGTCCAATATTATGTACCATATTTATCTGGTATACAGATATATGGTGAATCCTTGAAGTCCTCTGCAAAGTCGAG GCAACCTGGTGAGGACAGTGATAGTGACTTCAGAGATTCTAGTAGTGATGGTAGTAGTGATTCAGAACCTGAACGAGCACTAAAATACATGGGGAAGCAACTCAATCATCATCGTTTATCATCTGAGCTTTCTCGTAGAATGGATAATATGTCTTTTCGGGACCAGCTAATTGGACTTCAAGAAGACTGTTCTAGTGATGAGGCCGAATCTCTTAATTCTAGAGGGCAGCTACTGTTCGAGCATCTTGAACGTGATTTGCCTTATAGTCGTGAACCTTTGGCAGATAAG ATATCAGATCTTGCTTTTCAGTTCCCTGAGCTCAAGACATTACGGAGTTGTGATCTATTGCCTTCCAGCTGGTTTTCTGTGGCATG GTATCCAATTTACAGGATTCCAACTGGACCAACATTAAAGGATCTGGATGCCTGCTTCCTCACATTTCACTATTTGTCTTCGCCAATTGGAg GAGCACGTAGTGTTCAATGTCCTGTAGTAACGTATCCTAGTGAGATAGATGGTGTCCCTAAGATGTCTCTACCAGTTTTTGGTCTAGCTTCATACAAGTTCAGAGGGTCTTTATGGACTCCAAATGGTGGATACGAGTGGCAATTGGCAAATTCACTTTTGCAGGATGCTGAGGATTGGTTAAGAGAACGTCAAGTAAATCACCCTgacttcatcttcttcagcAGAAGGTGA
- the LOC101203023 gene encoding mitochondrial import inner membrane translocase subunit TIM44-2 isoform X1, whose translation MAGRKLVRDILLSRQSIVYQFTSHGSSCTRSQLLLPSGYSINRRFSVFNEFSKKVKGEADKNTEFQQSVKELKEKAEELKGVKEDLKVRTKQTTEQIYKQVDGVWSEAEATARKVSADVKEKLSAATEEVKEAFGFSPKNSSGSTCSSTDHGADAKKHGSEASSENAKDQHPGSSGSSETFFGKFKSSIPSPGISSAFERLKSTKLIDLAKRGCEIVKDELSGKPHKKKHLEYEASASPKVERSTRTDVVVLPSKQSRWSKKWEAFREKMQGHPVYKRVTGYSEPVISRSQEMAEGLRETWETSDNIIVQKIQDINETVFQESDAATSFKEIRRRDPSFSLPDFVAEVQEVIKPVLTSYIKGDSETLKKHCSTEVIERCKAEHRAYQSQGIFFDNKILHISDVEVRETKMMGSTPIIIVAFQTQQVYCVRDANGSIREGGKDTIHTVYYAWAMQMLDPEEVGEGALHAIWRIREMQQFGVQALI comes from the exons ATGGCTGGCAGAAAATTGGTTCGGGATATATTACTCTCAAGACAAAGTATTGTTTATCAGTTTACTTCCCATGGG AGCTCCTGCACGAGATCACAATTGCTATTACCAAGTGGTTATTCCATCAATCGTAGATTCAGTGTATTCAACGAGTTCTCAAAGAAAGTGAAAGGAGAAGCTGACAA aaacacagAATTTCAAcaatctgtcaaagagttgaaggagaaggcAGAAGAACTTAAAGGTGTGAAggaagacctaaaagttag AACAAAGCAGACAACTGAGCAGATTTACAAGCAGGTGGATGGCGTTTGGTCTGAGGCTGAGgctactgctagaaag gTTTCCGCAGATGTCAAAGAGAAACTATCTGCTGCCACGGAGGAG GTAAAAGAAGCTTTTGGATTCAGTCCAAAAAACTCTTCTGGATCTACTTGTTCCTCAACTGATCATGGTGCTGATGCAAAAAAACATGGAAGTGAGGCCAGTTCTGAGAATGCCAAAGACCAACATCCTGGTTCTAGTGGATCCTCCGAAacattttttggaaaatttaagTCCAGCATTCCTTCACCTGGTATATCCTCTGCATTTGAACGGTTGAAAAGCACAAAGTTAATTGACTTAGCAAAGAGAGGATGTGAAATTGTAAAGGATGAGTTGAGTGGAAAACCACATAAGAAAAAGCATTTAGAATATGAGGCTTCAGCCTCACCAAAAGTTGAAAGAAGTACAAGAACCGATGTTGTTGTTTTGCCATCGAAGCAGTCTCGATGGAGTAAGAAGTGGGAGGCATTCAGGGAGAAG atGCAAGGCCATCCCGTATACAAGCGTGTTACAGGCTATAGTGAACCTGTAATTTCAAGAAGTCAGGAG ATGGCTGAGGGCCTtcgtgaaacgtgggagaCAAGCGATAACATTATCgttcaaaaaattcagga cATAAATGAAACCGTGTTTCAAGAATCAGATGCTGCTACATCATTCAAGGAAATTCGTCGTAGAGATCC gtctttctctttaccaGATTTTGTAGCTGAAGTTCAAGAAGTAATCAAACCGGTGTTAACTTCCTATATAAAG GGAGATTCtgaaactttgaagaaacacTGCAGTACTGAGGTAATTGAACGTTGTAAAGCAGAGCATCGAGCTTACCAGAGCCAAGGTATCTTCTTCGATAACAAG ATTCTGCACATTTCAGATGTTGAGGTGCGGGAGACCAAGATGATGGGAAGCACTCCCATTATCATTGTAGCT TTTCAAACGCAACAGGTCTACTGCGTACGTGATGCAAATGGATCAATTAGAGAAGGTGGTAAG GACACTATCCACACTGTATATTATGCATGGGCAATGCAAATGTTGGATCCTGAAGAAGTTGGAGAGGGAGCTTTACATGCTATTTGGAGGATTAGGGAAATGCAGCAATTTGGTGTTCAAGCGCTCATCTAA
- the LOC101203023 gene encoding mitochondrial import inner membrane translocase subunit TIM44-2 isoform X2: MAGRKLVRDILLSRQSIVYQFTSHGSSCTRSQLLLPSGYSINRRFSVFNEFSKKVKGEADKNTEFQQSVKELKEKAEELKGVKEDLKVRTKQTTEQIYKQVDGVWSEAEATARKVSADVKEKLSAATEEVKEAFGFSPKNSSGSTCSSTDHGADAKKHGSEASSENAKDQHPGSSGSSETFFGKFKSSIPSPGISSAFERLKSTKLIDLAKRGCEIVKDELSGKPHKKKHLEYEASASPKVERSTRTDVVVLPSKQSRWSKKWEAFREKMQGHPVYKRVTGYSEPVISRSQEMAEGLRETWETSDNIIVQKIQDINETVFQESDAATSFKEIRRRDPSFSLPDFVAEVQEVIKPVLTSYIKGDSETLKKHCSTEVIERCKAEHRAYQSQGIFFDNKILHISDVEFQTQQVYCVRDANGSIREGGKDTIHTVYYAWAMQMLDPEEVGEGALHAIWRIREMQQFGVQALI; encoded by the exons ATGGCTGGCAGAAAATTGGTTCGGGATATATTACTCTCAAGACAAAGTATTGTTTATCAGTTTACTTCCCATGGG AGCTCCTGCACGAGATCACAATTGCTATTACCAAGTGGTTATTCCATCAATCGTAGATTCAGTGTATTCAACGAGTTCTCAAAGAAAGTGAAAGGAGAAGCTGACAA aaacacagAATTTCAAcaatctgtcaaagagttgaaggagaaggcAGAAGAACTTAAAGGTGTGAAggaagacctaaaagttag AACAAAGCAGACAACTGAGCAGATTTACAAGCAGGTGGATGGCGTTTGGTCTGAGGCTGAGgctactgctagaaag gTTTCCGCAGATGTCAAAGAGAAACTATCTGCTGCCACGGAGGAG GTAAAAGAAGCTTTTGGATTCAGTCCAAAAAACTCTTCTGGATCTACTTGTTCCTCAACTGATCATGGTGCTGATGCAAAAAAACATGGAAGTGAGGCCAGTTCTGAGAATGCCAAAGACCAACATCCTGGTTCTAGTGGATCCTCCGAAacattttttggaaaatttaagTCCAGCATTCCTTCACCTGGTATATCCTCTGCATTTGAACGGTTGAAAAGCACAAAGTTAATTGACTTAGCAAAGAGAGGATGTGAAATTGTAAAGGATGAGTTGAGTGGAAAACCACATAAGAAAAAGCATTTAGAATATGAGGCTTCAGCCTCACCAAAAGTTGAAAGAAGTACAAGAACCGATGTTGTTGTTTTGCCATCGAAGCAGTCTCGATGGAGTAAGAAGTGGGAGGCATTCAGGGAGAAG atGCAAGGCCATCCCGTATACAAGCGTGTTACAGGCTATAGTGAACCTGTAATTTCAAGAAGTCAGGAG ATGGCTGAGGGCCTtcgtgaaacgtgggagaCAAGCGATAACATTATCgttcaaaaaattcagga cATAAATGAAACCGTGTTTCAAGAATCAGATGCTGCTACATCATTCAAGGAAATTCGTCGTAGAGATCC gtctttctctttaccaGATTTTGTAGCTGAAGTTCAAGAAGTAATCAAACCGGTGTTAACTTCCTATATAAAG GGAGATTCtgaaactttgaagaaacacTGCAGTACTGAGGTAATTGAACGTTGTAAAGCAGAGCATCGAGCTTACCAGAGCCAAGGTATCTTCTTCGATAACAAG ATTCTGCACATTTCAGATGTTGAG TTTCAAACGCAACAGGTCTACTGCGTACGTGATGCAAATGGATCAATTAGAGAAGGTGGTAAG GACACTATCCACACTGTATATTATGCATGGGCAATGCAAATGTTGGATCCTGAAGAAGTTGGAGAGGGAGCTTTACATGCTATTTGGAGGATTAGGGAAATGCAGCAATTTGGTGTTCAAGCGCTCATCTAA